The genomic DNA GGAACTTTAGAAGGAGATTTAATTATTGAAGGTAGTGGCGATCCTTTTTTCGTTTGGGAAGAGGCGATCGCTCTAGGTAATGCGATCGTCAATCTGGGCATCGAGCGGGTAGCAGGAGATTTAATAGTTACCAATAAATTCTATATGAATTATGAAGCTAATTCTCGAACTGCGGGAGAATTACTAAAACAAGGATTGAACGAAAAACTCTGGAGTTCTGAAGTAAACCAACAGTATTATACTTTACCTGCAAATACACCACGACCCCAGCTAGCGATCGCAGGTAACGTCAGACTAGAACGCCAAATTCCCGCTTTTGCACGTTTGTTGTTGCGCCATCAATCTCTGCCTCTCAAAGAAATTCTCAGACAAATGAATATCTACAGCAACAATCACATAGCTCAGATGCTAGCAGATTTGGCAGGAGGTGCGTCAGAAGTAGCTCGCTCTGCCGCATATACTGCCAACTTAACCCAATCTGAAATACAACTGGTTAATGGTTCTGGGTTGAGTCCTGCCAATCGTATTTCTCCCCGTGCGGTTTGTCAGATGTTACGGGCAATCGATCGCCTCTTAGAACCTCACGCTATGAATGTCACCGAGTTATTTCCCGTTGCTGGTAGAGATACGGTGGGAACAGTAGCGAAACGCAATCTTCCTCAAGGAACGAGTCTCAAAACAGGTACTTTAGCTAAAGTGAGTGCCTTAGCAGGGGTTATTCCTACTGGTGATGGCGGACAGATTCAGTTTGCTGTTATCAATCACGGCGATCGCATCGAATATTTTCGCGAGTCTCAAGATAGATTGTTACAAAACTTAGCGCGATATTGGCAGTTAGAAAAACTTCCTAAAGTTACTTATAGTGACTATTTAGGCGATCCTAGCCGCAACCTGTGATATTTTTCTGCCATCAATCATATAGTTTTTAAAAACCTTATTTGCTACTTTTGGCGATCGCGATTGTAGCGGTCTGGGCTTGCATGTTGTCTATAATCCGATCGCTCAAAAACTAAAGACAGCGATTCATGTTAAAAGTAGCGTGAATCTGGGAACAATATTTATTATGAGTATTCCTCTTTAAATCGGAATTGCTAGACGTTACAACTTTACTATGAATGATACCAATTTATCTTTGGAGTCAGTCGATAACAGCGAAGAACTGCTTTTTGACGAAGAAGAACTAATTATTGAAGAAGATTTAGAAGAGGAATTAGAAAAGAGCGAAATTGACTCTTGGAAAGTTTTAATTGTTGATGACGATTTATCAGTTCATCAAGCAACCAGGCTAGCTCTAAGAAATTTACAGTTTGAAAATAAAAATCTTACTTTTTTATCTGCTTACACTGCTGAAGCAGCTAAAATAATAATTGCCAATAATTCAGACATAGCTTTTATTTTGCTAGATGTAGTAATGGAAGCTAATAATTCTGGCTTGGAATTAGTCAAATACATTAGAACAGAATTAAATAATAAATTAGTCAGAATTATTTTAAGAACTGGACAACCAGGAGAAGCACCCGAAGAATCGATAATCACCGATTACGATATTAATGACTATAAATTAAAAGTAGAATTAACTCGCAACAAACTTATGGTAACGGCAGTTGCTTCTTTAAGAGCATACCGTGACTTAGTAGTTATCGAACAAAGCAATCGCGAAATAATGGTTCTTTATGCGGCATTAGAAACAGTTAAAAGTAATTTAGAAAATTTAGTCGATATACGTACTCAAGAACTACAGCAAGAAATTGAAGAACGCAAGCAAGTGCAAAAAACCTTAAATTTAACACAATTTT from Myxosarcina sp. GI1 includes the following:
- a CDS encoding D-alanyl-D-alanine carboxypeptidase, which encodes MLNLISSLLGASLFFGRYKPLQPIPLIEWEQAVIFELPPTSRSKAIDRTIETYRQTLAEGGIDLQQQGLWIQSEWETIADSNGTVPIAAASLTKIATTLASLSKWGANHQFETKVYATGTINNGTLEGDLIIEGSGDPFFVWEEAIALGNAIVNLGIERVAGDLIVTNKFYMNYEANSRTAGELLKQGLNEKLWSSEVNQQYYTLPANTPRPQLAIAGNVRLERQIPAFARLLLRHQSLPLKEILRQMNIYSNNHIAQMLADLAGGASEVARSAAYTANLTQSEIQLVNGSGLSPANRISPRAVCQMLRAIDRLLEPHAMNVTELFPVAGRDTVGTVAKRNLPQGTSLKTGTLAKVSALAGVIPTGDGGQIQFAVINHGDRIEYFRESQDRLLQNLARYWQLEKLPKVTYSDYLGDPSRNL